A region of Sulfurimonas sp. DNA encodes the following proteins:
- the glyS gene encoding glycine--tRNA ligase subunit beta, with the protein MLKTLLIEIGVEELPAVPLLKELKNIEKKYADILEKNSLLCEFEFYYTPRRLVIWHREFKSVQEDSEEEFFGAPMAVAYKDGEPTPAANGFAKKCGVQLSEIGTKQKGNKDVLYYKKDVKGKESCDLLEGIISEWIKSLSFGKSMRWGSLSESFIRPIRWVNVMLDDKLVDLELFGVKSSKVTFVHRISNFESLEVKGSKEYFEILKNGGVTLFCEDRMVQILNDFKAIETDNGVNIEVDDDLLDEVVAITENPTALLGSFDKEFLRLPPEVIITSMKEHQRYFPVFKDGKLINKFVVVSNALTDDFSKVIEGNERVLRPRLADGLFFFDNDLKNGLSTDGLEKVAFFKGLGSVKDKIDREAKIANTLFDIYKIDAKKEDLSRAINLAKADLMSEMVYEFTELQGLMGGYYAQEAEESEAVITAIKEQYLPDGEDSELPSTPLSAIVAMSIKLDTLLALFSVNQIPTGSRDPFALRRAVNGIIRITAEHNLEFDISKTLKELASGYASIDMQKLENFFLERVKQYYKVNPSVVEAVLASKERELVAISKKIQALDAIVNSEGFSEAFSTFKRVANITKDIDLSKELSVDVKLFQEKAEEELYTKYNRVNDCKYNSYEEELDALLGLKPNLDKFFDDVMVNVEDENLKNNRKYLVASIYKSILKIADIKEVSV; encoded by the coding sequence ATGCTAAAAACGCTACTAATTGAGATAGGTGTTGAAGAACTACCTGCTGTTCCACTTTTAAAAGAACTTAAAAATATTGAAAAAAAATATGCTGATATTTTAGAAAAAAATTCACTGCTTTGTGAGTTTGAATTTTATTATACTCCTCGCCGCTTAGTAATATGGCATCGAGAATTTAAGAGTGTCCAAGAAGATAGTGAAGAAGAGTTTTTTGGTGCGCCTATGGCAGTTGCCTATAAGGATGGTGAACCTACACCCGCTGCTAATGGTTTTGCAAAAAAATGCGGAGTACAACTTAGTGAGATAGGTACAAAACAAAAGGGCAATAAAGATGTCCTTTACTATAAAAAAGATGTTAAGGGTAAAGAGTCATGTGATCTCTTAGAAGGCATTATAAGTGAATGGATAAAAAGCCTAAGCTTTGGTAAGTCTATGAGATGGGGAAGTCTTAGTGAAAGTTTTATAAGACCTATTCGCTGGGTAAATGTTATGCTTGATGATAAGCTTGTAGATTTAGAACTTTTTGGAGTTAAGTCTTCAAAAGTTACTTTTGTTCATCGTATAAGCAATTTTGAATCATTAGAAGTTAAAGGTTCAAAAGAATACTTTGAAATCTTAAAAAATGGTGGTGTTACACTTTTTTGTGAAGATAGAATGGTGCAAATTTTAAATGATTTTAAAGCTATTGAAACAGACAATGGTGTAAATATTGAAGTTGATGATGATTTACTTGATGAAGTAGTTGCAATTACAGAAAATCCAACAGCACTATTAGGCTCGTTTGATAAAGAGTTTTTAAGACTTCCTCCAGAAGTTATCATAACTTCAATGAAAGAGCATCAAAGATATTTTCCTGTTTTTAAAGATGGAAAACTAATTAACAAGTTTGTAGTTGTATCAAATGCCCTTACTGATGATTTTTCAAAAGTCATAGAAGGCAATGAGAGAGTTCTTCGTCCTCGTTTAGCAGATGGACTTTTCTTTTTTGATAATGACTTAAAAAATGGACTAAGCACAGATGGACTAGAAAAAGTTGCATTTTTTAAAGGTCTTGGAAGTGTTAAAGATAAGATAGACAGAGAAGCAAAAATAGCAAACACTCTTTTTGATATCTATAAGATAGATGCTAAGAAAGAAGATTTAAGTAGAGCAATCAACTTAGCAAAAGCTGATTTAATGAGTGAAATGGTTTATGAGTTTACAGAACTTCAAGGTCTTATGGGTGGTTATTATGCACAAGAAGCTGAGGAAAGTGAAGCGGTTATAACAGCAATAAAAGAGCAGTATTTACCAGATGGAGAAGATAGTGAACTTCCTTCAACTCCTTTAAGTGCCATAGTTGCTATGAGTATAAAACTAGACACGCTGCTGGCTCTTTTTAGTGTAAATCAAATCCCAACGGGTTCTCGTGACCCTTTTGCACTTCGTCGCGCGGTAAATGGAATCATAAGAATTACTGCGGAACATAACTTAGAGTTTGATATATCAAAAACATTAAAAGAGTTAGCATCTGGATACGCATCTATAGATATGCAAAAGTTAGAAAACTTTTTCTTAGAGCGTGTTAAGCAATACTACAAAGTAAATCCATCTGTTGTTGAAGCAGTTTTAGCATCTAAAGAAAGAGAGTTAGTTGCTATTTCTAAAAAAATACAAGCACTAGATGCCATAGTAAATAGTGAAGGTTTTTCTGAAGCATTTTCGACATTTAAGCGTGTTGCAAATATAACTAAAGATATAGATTTATCTAAGGAGTTATCAGTAGATGTAAAACTATTCCAAGAAAAAGCAGAAGAAGAATTATATACAAAATATAATAGAGTTAATGATTGTAAATATAACTCTTATGAAGAAGAACTAGATGCACTTTTAGGTTTAAAACCAAATCTTGATAAGTTTTTTGATGATGTAATGGTAAATGTTGAAGATGAAAATCTTAAAAATAATAGAAAATATTTAGTAGCATCTATATATAAAAGTATATTGAAAATTGCAGATATTAAAGAAGTAAGTGTTTAA